One genomic region from Phocoena sinus isolate mPhoSin1 chromosome 3, mPhoSin1.pri, whole genome shotgun sequence encodes:
- the FAM53C gene encoding protein FAM53C, whose translation MITLITEQLQKQTLDELKCTRFSISLPLPDHVDISNCGNPFQLVSEGASWRGLPQCSCAEFQDSLNLSYHPSGLSLHLRPPSPGNSPQEQPLSQVLSPEPPDPEKLPVPPAPPSKRHCRSLSVPVDLSRWQPVWRPAPSKLWTPIKHRGSGGGGGPQVPHQSPPKRVSSLRFLQAPSASSQCAPPHRPYSPPFFSLALAQDSSRPSATSPQSGSWESDAESLSPCPPQRRFSLSPSLGPQASRFLPSARSSPASSPELPWRPRGLRNLPRSRSQPCDLDARKAGVKRRHEEDPRRLRPSLDFDKMNQKPYSGGLCLQETAWEGSSISPPWFMACSPSHLSASCSPIGDSSQVLSESEEEEEGSVRWGRQALSKRTLCQQDFGDLDLNLIEEN comes from the exons ATGATAACCCTGATCACTGAGCAGCTACAGAAGCAGACTCTGGATGAGCTGAAATGCACACGCTTCAGCATCAGTCTG CCTTTGCCTGATCATGTAGACATCTCCAACTGTGGGAATCCTTTCCAGCTTGTGTCTG AAGGTGCTTCCTGGAGGGGCCTGCCCCAATGTTCCTGTGCTGAGTTCCAGGACAGCCTCAATCTCAGCTACCACCCCTCAGGCTTGAGCCTGCACCTCAGACCACCCAGCCCAGGAAATTCCCCACAGGAGCAGCCCCTCTCCCAAGTCCTAAGCCCTGAGCCTCCAGACCCAGAAAAGCTTcctgtgccccctgcccctccaTCTAAGAGGCACTGCCGCTCACTCTCAGTGCCCGTGGACCTGTCTCGCTGGCAGCCGGTGTGGCGGCCCGCCCCCTCCAAGCTGTGGACTCCCATCAAGCACCGGGGCAGTGGTGGAGGGGGTGGGCCGCAGGTGCCTCACCAGAGCCCCCCGAAGCGGGTCTCCAGCCTCAGGTTCCTCCAAGCTCCCAGTGCCTCTTCTCAATGTGCCCCACCCCACAGACCCTACAGCCCCCCTTTCTTCAGCCTGGCCCTGGCCCAAGATTCTTCTCGTccctctgccacctccccacAAAGTGGCTCCTGGGAGAGTGATGCTGAGTCCCTGTCACCTTGCCCACCCCAGCGTCGCTTCTCCCTGTCACCCAGCCTGGGCCCACAGGCAAGCCGCTTCTTGCCCTCTGCCCGGAGCTCCCCCGCATCCTCCCCAGAGCTGCCCTGGAGACCTCGAGGCCTGCGCAATCTTCCCCGAAGCCGCTCACAACCTTGTGATCTTGATGCCCGCAAAGCTGGAGTCAAGCGGCGCCACGAGGAGGACCCTCGGCGGCTGCGGCCTTCCTTGGACTTTGACAAGATGAATCAG AAACCATACTCAGGAGGTCTCTGTCTCCAAGAAACAGCCTGGGAAGGCAGCAGTATCTCTCCACCGTGGTTCATGGCCTGTAGCCCCTCACACCTCTCTGCTTCCTGCAGCCCCATTGGGGATTCCTCCCAGGTGCTGAGTGAAAgcgaagaggaggaggaggggtccGTGCGGTGGGGCCGGCAGGCGCTGAGCAAGCGGACATTGTGCCAGCAGGACTTTGGGGACCTGGACTTGAATCTGATTGAGGAGAACTAA
- the LOC116752325 gene encoding oocyte-specific histone RNA stem-loop-binding protein 2-like, translating into MEHLPPVWQMLRRDRKEVCEESLSSRIEMVSVGVSTEPCHARWEVETDAIVLQRRQKQIDYGKRTPGYQCFLQQVPKAQRQPGLHPQTPNKNRRYSRRSWDAQIRQWRRALHSWDPPSQPLQAEGWGMDSLLEPMDSTPLDDWLQTLEPSKNLDGEQKGAQFAGLVPPVSSLPWLCEEDPHHWLYLLADHNYLSVPDLSGTQNI; encoded by the exons ATGGAACATTTGCCGCCCGTGTGGCAGATGTTGCGGCGAGACAG AAAGGAGGTGTGTGAAGAGTCTTTATCCTCTAGGATAGAGATGGTGAGTGTGGGAGTCAGTACAGAGCCCTGCCATGCCAG GTGGGAGGTAGAGACAGATGCAATTGTCCTACAGCGGCGGCAAAAGCAGATAGATTATGGCAAGCGCACACCTGGTTACCAGTGCTTTCTGCAGCAGGTCCCCAA GGCACAGCGACAGCCAGGACTTCACCCTCAAACACCAAACAAGAACAGGAGGTACAGCCGTCGCTCTTGGGATGCCCAGATCAGGCAGTGGAGAAGAGCCCTACATTCCTGGGACCCCCCCAGCCAGCCTCTGCAGGCTGAGGG GTGGGGAATGGACAGTCTCTTAGAGCCAATGGATTCTACCCCTTTGGATGACTGGCTCCAGACCCTGGAACCCTCAAAGAATCTGGATGGAGAACAGAAGGGAGCCCAG tttgcagGTTTGGtgcctcctgtctcctcccttccctggctCTGTGAGGAAGATCCCCACCACTGGCTCTACCTTCTAGCTGATCACAATTACTTATCTGTCCCAGACTTGAGTGGGACacaaaatatttag